The sequence TCAAATTGAAGAATCTTATAACAGTTGTAAAACTACTTTCACTGCTCAACCTGATGAACGCAGTCAGTGATTATTGCCAATAGTTAACCTCGGACGTGTGCTCGCGGATTCCTCATGAAAAAATTcatctcttttcttcttataCGATTTgtccaaaaaagaaaaatgcgcCAAGcgcatttattttacattttcctcTTTGCGTGCGTCATTCTAAGACGTTTAGAGTGCTGCTTCGAAGAAGTTGAGTGACACGaccttatatttttactcTCAGTATCTTACTACCGCACCATTCGAAAGCATCTCCAAcacgaaaattataaatgtattttaaagtgtTTCGACGGAGAACTTAGTCAAGTAAAGATTCGGTAAGGctaaaattcgaaaaaatttgaacagcaataaaaaactaagtacatttataaaacatgcatttaattatgtaacagCTTAAAAGAtggcaaaaattattatcttaacCGCACTGCTGTTGCACCTATTTTTTATCACGATACAAGGTATAATAGTCAGAAAGCAACTCACTGATTGTTCAAGATATTTCACGGATATGAGACAACCTGGAATAAGTAACTTGTTAGGACGAATCGAAGTCCCACCTCCTCCAATAgatgataaatattacttaaaagtAGCTTTGGATACTTACAACGAAGTAAAggtaattattaagaattttttatattattaagaacGTACGAAAGAAAATGCACATAAGTTTGTAGTCATTAATAAAGAGAGtatgtgataatttttaagaagtaaaaatatttaatacttaaaaaaagatttatcattAGAGTTGTTATAGATGCAATTAGTggtgttaaaaataaaattactttttgttttaaaagaaaaagtgttAAGAAATGACCAAAGTATAGAGAAAATATCGACAACTATATTGGCATAGACCTCCTAAAGAGACTTTTGTGTCTTGAAAAACTAAACATTgtaattgataaaaacatgagctgcttgtataatttaaaaaattaaaaattacattttatacataaatgaatggcttttttctatataaaatctagtGAAAAGATGTAATAATCTAatctttatatacaaaaaaaattttacgtaaaaaattactaCATATATGATAGTGgcaagaagaaattttatagaattgtactataaataatgtaaatactatggcaatttgatgaaaaatataaaaagattgatTCCTTCCTTGGATCACAATTACTgcttgttataataataattaaaataaatcttcttgtaaataaaatcCATTTACTGTTCTCATGCtataaaacaagaaataagagtggatttaaaattttaatttaatttatagttaataaattttgtttatataaaaataaaaacaatttaatcaaTCATCACTGGGTTCCAGAGACGGAATTCGATCGGAGATAAAAACTACCGATTGGAACTGGCACAAACGATATACGAGACCATTCGAGCTGTTAGTCAGAGTAAACCTttgttgtataatatttattatcccACAAACAAACCGATTCCGATAGTGTCTGCAATATGGCTTAACGATCAACTATATTGTCCAGGCCTCGAATGTAAGTATCATATTTAAAAGCtaatataattactacatATGTATAGtcgaaaaaacaaaaataaatcctAAACTCATTCTTTCGAGTCATAACAAGTTAAGATTTACATGTATCTGgccatgaatattttttacttaataaagtCACTTTCCGTgtttgaattcttttttaattttaaaaaatgtgtgactgttactttttatttcagcAAAGGGAAATATCAATGCTACTATTGAATTAGGGCATATTGTGTATCCGCCAAACAAAGATGCATTTTCTTGGACGTGGTATCGAAATTCGAGCAACTATCAAATAGACAATCCGAGTAGTGATCGTCTAAACGCTTTTAGCCCTGATAGACCCGCTATAGTTGTTCCTACTGAGATTGCAAACAATGAATGCGGTATCACTCAATATTATACCGACAGTATAAACCGTCTATTTCCTAACGGTCAAGAGACTTTTGTGGGTCAATGGCCATGGTTGGtggcatttttttttcaggatttaaataatatgtttaaattatatgagtTTCTGTGTGCCGGTACCGTTCTAACAACCAGACATATTATATCAGGTACGCTAACAGACTGAAAGAGAGGCttgatattacattattaatacttttcgTATTTTGAACGGTGTGAGTTTCTTGCCTGTATTTGCTATCATCTTTCTTGGATTGcgagatttttatttgtatttatattttcatattcttgtaatagaatataattctataaacttttgtacatatttatgatttatctGAATGTAAATgaagaacgcatggaaatatctaaagagataatttaatgtatttttttctctattaataCGAATTAActgtaatatttgtttaatttacttttcatctttttctagttttaaaaataaaagaagtttAGTTGTTCTTCtagaaaatattaactattaaaaaatgtgttttacgTATTcgtattacatttttgcagCGGCGCAATGCTTAAAAGTGCCCCATATTAGAACCAATGACACAATAGATACTGACCTTTTGCTTGTATCGTTGGGTCGACATAACGTGTATTATGATGCTGGTGAGGATGGAGCCATCAATCGGAAAGTTGCAAGTTACATGATCCATCCCGATTATGTGCACGCAGCAAGCGCCGATTCCGATCTAGCAATTTTAGTCCTGAAGGAGCCCATTGAGTTCAGCTCTCTCATTAAGCCTATTTGCCTTTGGTTCGGCTCGCCTAATCTTCAgaacatcattaataaaaagggGTACCTTGTGGGATGGGGCTCAGACGGAAAGGCTTCTTACACTTATTATCCACGTATGACAAGAGTGCCGATAGTGAGTCaagtaagaatttttatttatatgcttTATCAATAATACTTTGTTTTCTCTTCCATGTCttttgttgaataataaatgtattagataaattaaattccatTTGCAAGCAAAGTTCTCGAAGAGCAAAATGTTTGAAACATGATGACATCTTGATCACAATAAATTCGGAATATTTATATCGcggaaagaaaaacatttttgtgcaTTCTTAACAATGACTTACAATATTCTGTTAACACGTAGTGACTTAAATTATAGGAGACTTGTTTTCAACATAACCCGATGAAATTCTATCCTCTTATATCGGATCGTACCTTTTGCGCCGGTGAGCTAAACGGAAGTAGCCCTTGCCGCCATGACCACGGGGCCGGATTGGTGATTTTCGACGATACCACGGGTCGTTATCATTTACGTGGAATCGTTTCTCGAAGCACCTGCAACGTCGAGGATTATGTTGTTTACGTTGACATAGCTAAATACATATCCTGGATTCGACAACAGATTTCCACGTAATACTGGTTTCTCCCTGTAAAATGCAAATTGTATTAGTAGACAAGTTTCTTTGTACGGTTTATCAGAATTTGCGCAACTTGTATgtgagaaaattaattgttacgttttacttttaatttttaccttTAATAGTAGTTTATGCCAATTTCTCTTGTCGGAGGAATACCTTATCTTGATACTAAAACGGGATAATGTACaaacaaatagaaatatagaaatttgcaTAATGGAGTTACTaagaattaagaataaattgtattataatgtgttaaaatatatatactgatatatgtatgtaatacctttattaatcttaatttagtgtcatttgcaattaataaaaatgatttactttttttatatagtataGTACAATATATCAATGGCGTTCAACAGCTAAAGCAGTTTTacaactgttgtaaaattctattatacGATTGGTTAGTACATTTAGATTGGACAACTAAAGGAAAGAACCAATCAAATTAAAGAACCTTACGACAGTTGTAAAACTACTTTCCCTGTTTGCAGTCTGAATGATTATTGTCACTATATCCTCTACGTTTAGTTATTCTCGGACGTATTCTTGGGGATTTCTcacaaagaaatttatctcTTTCCTTCTCGTACAATTTGTTCAAAAAAGAATGCCCcaagcatatttattttatatttttctctttgcgTGCGTCACTCTAATGCCCGATTTCTTCACTTCCCGATAAAGTTATCCGGAGGATAAATCTCAAGTTTAACCAATCAGTTACATAGATCTGGTAGTTTATCTCCTGGATAATTTTAACCGCAAGATAACTGGACATGAAGAAGTTGGCCATAAGATGGTCTGAGTGGTGTCTCGAAGAAGTTGAATAACATGATCTGACTAATGTTTTTACTCTCAGTATCTTACTACCGTACCATTCGAAAGCGTCTTTAACACGGAAAttgtaaacatattttacCAAGTGTTTGGATCAAAAATTTGGTCAAGTGAAGATTTGGTGAGGCTATGGTTACCTAAGAATTAACACACAGGGTCAGTAGTTGAATTCTACTTTTTGGCCGGTTATATAGAAAGAcgataaaatactttatcaaaaaatacttaaaaaataaatatagatcaataacaaataaataaataacaatgcattaacaaaaattaacatgtaatttcgaaaattaaCATACTAACTATTGGAAAGCGGATTTTAATCTGATTGATAAAGAAAAACTTCATAATGCTTTgggaaaagtgtttcagaaaTAAAGACAGATAAATAACGAGGCAAATAAcaaagcaaataaataaataaataaaaatacatatacaaaaatgaCATATAACTTAAAAAGCTTGAACCATATTCTAAccaacaataataaaatgtgcCGTACTTTTATAAAGAGCACAAATTATAAGCAACTCTGATATCGCCtgatatcaaataaaaaaatgtggaGTAAAATAACCAAATATTATCGCGcagaaaaaaagtgtaatgttctagtaataaacatatttaagaCACGTAGCTTTATTAAGTTTATGAActcaatttaatatactttagagaaagaaaataaatttgcactaatacaatttattattgatacataaaaaaattataatagttttgttattgatttaatataataggtaaacaagtaaatgtaaatttaaatttaatatagaatCTAGACGGCACAATATTCAAAATCTTAAGATGGTcataacttaaatataaactacTATGGATTTCAGCTTCTCATAGCTATCATCAAAACaagataaaaacttttttgtttttataaatgataaaaaaactttttcaacAAGAAGATGgagaaaatttaatcaatgttAACCATTGGCTGTATAGGCTGCGTTTCACTTAAAATTCGCAACGCTTgtgataacattttatttttgttgtataGCAAATGTTAATTAAGAACAAATAATGCCCGTGAACAGTTGCATGGTTCAAGTGGAATGCAGTctcaataacaattaaatttttgcaaaaattttaacagccataaaaaagctaagtatttataaaacatgcaTTTAATTATGTAGAGTCTCAAAAGATGGcgaaagttattattttgacCACGTTGCTGTTGCACCTATTTTTTATCATGGTACAAGGTATAATAGTGAAACAACAATCAACTGATTGTTCGAGATATTTCACGGATACAAGACAACCTGGGATAAGTAATTTGTTAGGACGAATCGAGATTCCACCCCCTCCAATAAATGATGAATATTACTTAAAAGTAGCCCTGGATACATACAACGAAGTAAAggtaattattaagaattttctgtattatta is a genomic window of Monomorium pharaonis isolate MP-MQ-018 chromosome 7, ASM1337386v2, whole genome shotgun sequence containing:
- the LOC105840202 gene encoding proclotting enzyme isoform X1, coding for MAKIIILTALLLHLFFITIQGIIVRKQLTDCSRYFTDMRQPGISNLLGRIEVPPPPIDDKYYLKVALDTYNEVKRRNSIGDKNYRLELAQTIYETIRAVSQSKPLLYNIYYPTNKPIPIVSAIWLNDQLYCPGLESKGNINATIELGHIVYPPNKDAFSWTWYRNSSNYQIDNPSSDRLNAFSPDRPAIVVPTEIANNECGITQYYTDSINRLFPNGQETFVGQWPWLVAFFFQDLNNMFKLYEFLCAGTVLTTRHIISAAQCLKVPHIRTNDTIDTDLLLVSLGRHNVYYDAGEDGAINRKVASYMIHPDYVHAASADSDLAILVLKEPIEFSSLIKPICLWFGSPNLQNIINKKGYLVGWGSDGKASYTYYPRMTRVPIVSQETCFQHNPMKFYPLISDRTFCAGELNGSSPCRHDHGAGLVIFDDTTGRYHLRGIVSRSTCNVEDYVVYVDIAKYISWIRQQIST
- the LOC105840202 gene encoding serine protease gd isoform X2 — encoded protein: MRQPGISNLLGRIEVPPPPIDDKYYLKVALDTYNEVKRRNSIGDKNYRLELAQTIYETIRAVSQSKPLLYNIYYPTNKPIPIVSAIWLNDQLYCPGLESKGNINATIELGHIVYPPNKDAFSWTWYRNSSNYQIDNPSSDRLNAFSPDRPAIVVPTEIANNECGITQYYTDSINRLFPNGQETFVGQWPWLVAFFFQDLNNMFKLYEFLCAGTVLTTRHIISAAQCLKVPHIRTNDTIDTDLLLVSLGRHNVYYDAGEDGAINRKVASYMIHPDYVHAASADSDLAILVLKEPIEFSSLIKPICLWFGSPNLQNIINKKGYLVGWGSDGKASYTYYPRMTRVPIVSQETCFQHNPMKFYPLISDRTFCAGELNGSSPCRHDHGAGLVIFDDTTGRYHLRGIVSRSTCNVEDYVVYVDIAKYISWIRQQIST